A stretch of DNA from Plantibacter sp. Leaf314:
GAACCGCGGCTGATCCCGCCGATCGCCACCCGCACCCCGTCTGCCCGAGGCAGGCGGGGTGCGTCGTTCGCGGGCGGCACCCCGCGAACGCGGGCAACCCGCATTGGGGGACGCGCTTTCCCGAGGCACCGTCCATGCTTGAGGTTCGAGCGCCAGATCCTTGGAGGGGCGATGACGATGACCGAACGCGACGCCCCCACGACCAGGTGGGCGGATCCGCCGACGACCGACAGTGGCACGGCCGATGCACCGCTCCCCGCGGACGTCGCCTGGGAGCTGCTGCAGGAGGCGCTCGTCGAGGACTTCATCGACGACCTCCCGCGTCCCGTGCGCACGGCCGAACTCGCAGCACGGCTCCACGTGAGTCGGGCGTCGCTCATGACCAACATCCGTCGCGGCAACGTGATCGCCAGCCGTCGGTCCGGCCGCTGGGAGATCGACACGGTCGCGAGCCGCACCTACCTGCGCTCGGCCATCCTCAGCCTGGGCGAACGCCGCCGCACCCTGAGCGGCGTCGACGAGGACCGTTCCACCAACGTGCAGTTGACGCTCACGGGCCGGGCCTCGGCGGTGCTGTCGGACCTCATGCAGGACACGCATCTGTCGGCACCGGAACTCGTGGCGATCGCCCTCGACCGGTTCCGGAGCACGGCCGTCGACACGGACGCCGAAGCGAGCTGACGCCGCCGGGGGTGTCGGACGTCGCGTCTGACGCCGGACACACGGATCGGCCGGCCGCACGTGGTGCGTCGGCCGACCGATCGGGTGGTGCGAGCTCGGACTACTCCGTGCCGACGGCCTTGTCGGCCGCGTCACGGGCGCCGTCGATCTGCTCGTCGAACTTGCCGCCGGTGACCTTCTTCGCCGCGTCGGCGACGCCGCCGAGCAGTTTGTCGCTGATGTCCTCGGCCTGCTGGCTCGTGAGGGCGTCCTTGACCTTGTTGTCGTTCAGGAACTCCTGAGCCTTCTTGGTGATGTCTTCGATTCCCATGCGTCGCTCCTGTTCGTCGGGCCCACTCGGGCGTACCGCTCATTCTCGGCCCTCTGGCGGATTCTGGCTAGACCTCGTCGGAGAGCTCCCAGGACCTCCATCGCTCCCGCGCAGGGTCAGTCGGCGAGGGGGACCGGGCCTCCGCGGTCGTCGAGCATGCGGGTCATGAGGTCGATCTCGGCCTGCTGACTCGCGATGACCGCACTGGCGAACGCGAGGGCGTTCGCGTTCGTGGTCCGCGGCTGCAGCGCCTCCGCCATCTCGACCGCGCCACGGTGGTGGGCGATCATCAGGGTGAGGAACAGCCGCTCGGCCTCGAGACCCGACGACGCCGTGAGCTGGTCGATCTGCGCCGGCGTGGCGAGGCCGGGCATCGGATCGCCAGGGGTGTGACTCGTGCCGGGCGTCGACGAGTCACCGCCGTGGGCGTGGCCGCTGGCGCCCGCGAGCGTGGGGAGCGTCATCCAGGTCATGTCCGGCTGGCGTGAGCCCTGCGGCAGGTTCCACTGCACGAGCCAGTCGTAGAGCTGCCCGGACTGCTGGGCCTGCGTGGTCGCGATGTCGTACGCGAGGGTGCGGACGTCCACGGCGTCCGTCCGATCGCGGATGATCATGGCGAGCTCGACACCCTGGTTGTGGTGCACCTGCATGTCGCGCGAGAAGCCGGCCTCCGCGCTCGTCGTCGTGGGGGTCGGATCGGCGAGCGTGCTCAGCCGGCCCACGGAGAACCCGATGGCCGCGGCGACCACGATCGCGACGATCGCCATCGCCGCGATGACGATGCGGGTGCGGCTCGAGCCCCCCGAGGCCTGCTCGGCGTCGAACGCGGCGAGCTCCTCGTCGCTGACGACGCCGTCGTCCTCGATCCCGTCCGGCGGGACTGCTGCGGAGGGCTCGGTCGTCACCGGATCAGACCTTGCCGGGTCCGTCGATCGCGCCCGTGCAGGCCGCGCCGGGCTCCGGGACGTTGTTGCTCTTCCAGAACTCCTCGAAGAAGTCGGCGATGCGCGAGTCGCTCGCGTTGTTCACCTGCAGCTGCGAGTTCCAGCCGCTCAGCACGATCGGGGAGGGGAGGTCGGACTTCGGCGACAGCACGACGTACGTGGTCGGGAGCAGCTCCTTGAGCTTCGTGAGCTCGGCGTCGCTGATGGACGGGTCGTAGGTGACCCAGATCGCGCCGTGTTCGAGGGAGTGGACCGCGTTCTCGTTGGTCTGCTCCTCGGTGTAGACACCGCAGTTCAGCCAGTACTGGTTGTGCGGGCCGCCGGCCGGCGGGTTCTGCGGGTAGTCGACGGTGCCTTCGACGTGCTCGGAGGTGTTCGTGAACAGTTCGACGCCGGCGATGTCGGCTCCCGTGCCGGTGCCACCGCCCGGGTAGCTGGCGTTCTTCGGCAGGGTGAGGATGACGCTCGTGATGAGGACCGCGATCACGGCCACGCCGCCGACGACGCCGGCCCAGACACCGATGCGACGGTTGCGGTTCTTGCGCTTCTGCGCCTGCTTGAACGCGGCGACCTTCGCCTGGCGCTGGGCCTCGCGTTCCTGTTTCGCGCTCTGCTGCTTGACGGCGGGCGGGACGGGAGCGTTCTTGGGGCGGTCTGCTGCGGGGGTCACGGGGGCCTCTCGAAAAGTTGTATGCGTAACTATCGAACCAGACGGCGTTCTCGGTGCCGTCCGGGCACCCGATGATGCGCAGTCGATTCTCAGCCTCATCCAAGCAGACGCTGGAGGAATCCCAGTGTTAGGACGGTCTAACAAATGTAGATTGGCCTTGCTAACATGGCCAGTGTGACCACCGACCTCTCCGCTCCGAAGACCCGCGCACCCCGGGGCCCGAGGCTCCTCTTCCTCCTCGGCCCCGCCTTCGTCGCCGCGATCGCCTACGTCGACCCCGGCAACGTGGCGGCCAACCTCACGGCGGGAGCGCAGTACGGCTACCTGCTCGTGTGGGTGCTCGTCGCCGCGAACGCGATGGCCGTGCTCGTGCAGTACCTCTCGGCGAAGCTCGGACTTGTCACCGGCAAGAGCCTGCCGGAGCTCCTCGGCTCACGACTGCGCACCGGGCCACGTCGGCTCTACTGGGTGCAGGCGGAACTCGTCGCCGCCGCGACCGACCTCGCCGAGGTGATCGGTGGCGCGGTGGCGCTGTACCTGCTCTTCGGGATCCCGCTCGTGCTCGGCGGCGTCATCGTCGGGGTCTTCTCGATCGTGCTCCTCGCCGTGCAGAACTGGTACGGCCAGCGGCACTTCGAGTTCGCGATCCTGGCACTCCTGGCCGTCATCGCGGTCGGCTTCCTCGCCGGCCTGTTCGTCAGTCCCGTGGACTGGGGTGCCGCGGCCGGCGGCTTGGTGCCGCGGTTCGAGGGCACGGCGACGGTCCTGCTCGCCGCGAGCATGCTGGG
This window harbors:
- a CDS encoding DUF305 domain-containing protein translates to MTTEPSAAVPPDGIEDDGVVSDEELAAFDAEQASGGSSRTRIVIAAMAIVAIVVAAAIGFSVGRLSTLADPTPTTTSAEAGFSRDMQVHHNQGVELAMIIRDRTDAVDVRTLAYDIATTQAQQSGQLYDWLVQWNLPQGSRQPDMTWMTLPTLAGASGHAHGGDSSTPGTSHTPGDPMPGLATPAQIDQLTASSGLEAERLFLTLMIAHHRGAVEMAEALQPRTTNANALAFASAVIASQQAEIDLMTRMLDDRGGPVPLAD
- a CDS encoding DUF3105 domain-containing protein, with product MTPAADRPKNAPVPPAVKQQSAKQEREAQRQAKVAAFKQAQKRKNRNRRIGVWAGVVGGVAVIAVLITSVILTLPKNASYPGGGTGTGADIAGVELFTNTSEHVEGTVDYPQNPPAGGPHNQYWLNCGVYTEEQTNENAVHSLEHGAIWVTYDPSISDAELTKLKELLPTTYVVLSPKSDLPSPIVLSGWNSQLQVNNASDSRIADFFEEFWKSNNVPEPGAACTGAIDGPGKV
- a CDS encoding antitoxin; the protein is MGIEDITKKAQEFLNDNKVKDALTSQQAEDISDKLLGGVADAAKKVTGGKFDEQIDGARDAADKAVGTE